The following coding sequences lie in one Populus trichocarpa isolate Nisqually-1 chromosome 14, P.trichocarpa_v4.1, whole genome shotgun sequence genomic window:
- the LOC7492739 gene encoding golgin candidate 4, which produces MMWSSIANLKQNLEKIALDVHDDDEDLEIHASTNGYDSSVSDRRNSHRFAHSKSVSPSPTANGNDSPYNFEIEQYKAQIKRHQESEAEIKALSVNYAAILKEKEDQISRLNQENGSLKQNLDVTKEALNVSRNEHRRASTSSIKESGDQSPKRPHRPATQAKNRGGNQIQNRVFPKHDGMGNGILHDVHPDVIQSKMETKKDKELADLLEEKNRSLAAMKATHELEIKELRTELEKERRKSANIQIKLQEEQSINKSFQEELRILNMDHHKTSVDVSKIHNELNEKTSEIRRLQIELSTREDEDPNVNVKSLKRVIATLEKENANLKMARNELEAALKRSKNSSPNETSPDGKVDSTTTSPRKEEMELLLQKLERDLKETRHEKEKALQQLARLKQHLLEKESEESEKMDEDSKIIEELRQSNEYQKAQILHLEKALKQAIAGQEEVRMMNSNEIQKSKEMTEDLKKKLANCMSTIESKNVELLNLQTALGQYFAEVEAKEYLERQLALTKEESAKRFQLLKEAEIGTEESKREKEEILAKLSDVERKFAEGKSRVNKLEEDNAKLRRAVEQSVSRLNRMSMDSDYLVDRRIVIKLLVTYFQRNHSKEVLDLMVRMLGFSDEDKQRIGVAQQGGKGVVRGVLGLPGRLVGGILGGSAAGVQMNLASDNQSFADMWVDFLLKETEEREKRESGQDTGRPNEDSQGRSPNTTGVSSSVPNHGTSTSGPNLSPAQNHGPVAPRGNSLPFAHIDSEFSTVPLTSLDNPSRISRLLTKH; this is translated from the exons ATGATGTGGAGCTCCATTGCGAATTTGAAGCAAAACCTTGAAAAGATTGCACTTGATGTTCATGACGACGATGAGGATCTCGAGATCCATGCTTCCACCAATGGCTACGATTCGTCGGTATCTGATCGGAGGAATTCTCACCGTTTCGCGCATTCGAAGTCGGTCTCACCGTCTCCTACTGCGAATGGGAATGACTCACCGTACAATTTTGAG ATTGAACAGTACAAAGCACAAATCAAAAGGCACCAGGAATCTGAGGCGGAGATTAAAGCATTATCTGTGAATTATGCAGCTATATTAAAAGAGAAAGAG GATCAGATTTCTAGATTGAACCAAGAAAATGGTTCGTTGAAGCAAAATTTGGATGTGACAAAGGAGGCTCTTAATGTGTCTAGAAATGAGCATCGAAGAGCATCAACAAGTAGCATCAAG GAAAGTGGCGACCAATCACCCAAACGACCACATAGACCTGCAACTCAAGCAAAAAACCGTGGTGGAAATCAAATACAAAACAGAGTCTTTCCAAAACATGATGGAATGGGCAATGGAATATTACATGATGTTCATCCTGATGTGATTCAGAGTAAGATGGAAACCAAGAAGGACAAG GAGCTTGCAGATTTGCTGGAGGAGAAAAATAGGTCTCTGGCAGCAATGAAAGCTACTCATGAGTTGGAAATAAAAGAGCTAAGAACTGAACTTGAAAAAGAACGCCGCAAATCAGCAAATATACAGATAAAATTGCAAG AGGAACAAAGTATTAACAAATCTTTTCAGGAGGAGCTCCGGATTCTAAATATGGACCATCACAAA ACCTCAGTAGATGTGAGCAAAATTCATAatgaattgaatgaaaaaacatcagaGATAAGACGATTGCAGATAGAGTTGAGTACGCGGGAAGATGAAGATCCCAATGTCAATGTAAAGAGTTTGAAAAGAGTCATTGCAACTTTAGAGAAGGAAAATGCTAATCTCAAG ATGGCAAGGAATGAACTTGAGGCTGCTTTGAAAAGAAGCAAGAACTCTTCTCCTAACGAAACTTCTCCAGATGGG AAAGTGGATTCAACTACAACTTCTCCTAGAAAGGAGGAAATGGAGCTATTGCTGCAAAAATTGGAGAGAGATTTGAAGGAAACACGCCATGAAAAGGAGAAAGCATTGCAACAATTGGCCCGTCTCAAACAGCATTTGTTGGAAAAG GAATCTGAAGAATCGGAAAAAATGGATGAAGACAGTAAGATCATTGAAGAACTCCGTCAGAGTAATGAATATCAAAAGGCTCAAATATTACATTTGGAGAAAGCTCTAAAGCAGGCAATTGCAGGCCAGGAGGAAGTCAGGATGATGAACAGCAATGAAATCCAGAAGTCCAAAGAAATGACtgaagatttgaaaaaaaaacttgcaaactGTATGAGCACAATAGAATCAAAAAATGTTGAACTTCTAAATCTTCAAACTGCTCTTGGGCAGTATTTTGCTGAAGTTGAAGCAAAG GAATATTTGGAGCGACAGTTGGCTTTGACAAAAGAAGAATCAGCTAAGCGTTTTCAACTTTTGAAA GAAGCAGAGATAGGGACAGAGGAATCAaagagggagaaagaagaaattttaGCCAAGCTTTCAGACGTTGAAAGGAAGTTTGCAGAAGGGAAGAGCAGAGTGAATAAGCTCGAGGAAGACAATGCAAAACTTCGTCGTGCTGTTGAGCAGAGTGTGAGCAGACTCAATAGGATGTCCATGGATTCTGATTATCTAGTTGACAG GCGCATTGTGATTAAATTACTAGTGACCTACTTCCAGAGAAACCACAGCAAAGAG GTTTTGGATCTTATGGTTCGAATGCTTGGGTTCTCGGATGAAGACAAGCAGAGAATAGGTGTAGCTCAACAAGGTGGAAAAGGTGTTGTTCGTGGGGTTTTGGGGCTACCTGGTCGCCTAGTTGGTGGAATCTTGGGTGGAAGTGCAGCTGGTGTTCAAATGAATTTGGCATCCGATAAccag TCCTTTGCAGATATGTGGGTTGATTTTCTTCTCAAGGAAACTGAAGAAAGGGAAAAGAGGGAATCTGGGCAAGATACAGGTAGACCCAATGAAGACTCGCAAGGAAGGAGTCCAAATACTACTGGGGTTAGTTCGTCGGTGCCCAACCATGGAACTAGCACATCTGGACCAAATCTTTCTCCAGCTCAAAATCATGGTCCTGTAGCCCCTCGAGGAAATTCGCTGCCGTTTGCACATATCGATTCCGAGTTCTCAACAGTTCCTTTAACATCCTTGGACAACCCTTCTCGGATCTCAAGACTGCTcacaaaacattga